The following DNA comes from Meles meles chromosome 8, mMelMel3.1 paternal haplotype, whole genome shotgun sequence.
CTGGCCTCCGGTCTGGCgctctccccctcctgcccccgggGACTCTTGGGGCGCTTCCTGTGGGAGGGGTGTGCACGCCCCATGCTGCGTGCCGGCTGGCCCTGGCCGGCCCTATCTGGGCTGTAGGGGAGGGTTCTCAGCCCTGGGAGCCCTGGTCCACCTGAGCTTGTTCTTGGCATCGCTGAAACTTTCGGACACAAAGTACACGGACTGGTAGGTCTGGTCCTGGTACGGCTGCACGGCTGCGGCGTCGGGGTCAAAGGCCCGGATCTCGGGCTCCTCAGACAGGGAGTGCTAGGGGGAGGTCGTAGGTCACAGGACCCCCACAGCCCAGGCCTGGGGGATCCGGAGCACAGCGGCCTGACCCCACACCCTCCCGCCCAGGGGTCCTCTCGAGGCCTGGGGATCGTGAGGGTGGGACAGGGCAAGACGAGCTTCCTGGGCAGTCCCTGGCTCCCACCTCCCCGGGAGCCCCAGTGTGAGCACCCTCCGGGCCGGCGGCCACGGCAGGGCCGGCCTCACCAGGAGCTCCCCGTAGGAGGACAGCAGCCCAGCGCCGTAGGCCTTCACCTCGCCGTCCTGCTTGCATAACCCGAACTCCACCGTGAACCAGTACAGCTGGTATGGACAGACGGAGCTTTGGCACAGACAGCCGCCGCCCAGCCGGCCCCCGACGCTCAGCCCTGCCGCACCCCACCCCCTGGCAGGGCCCAGCTGGGTTCCGGGGGTCACAGTGTGAGGGTGACCCTCCTGGACAGAAGTGGGACCTCAGCCCAGAAGGGGTCCCCCCCGCCTgaacccaggtgtcctgagtgcGCCCCCCAAGGCCCTACCAGGAAGGCACCCACCGTGGACAGCTTCTCGATTTCCTCGTCGGAAGCCCCCAAGGAGGCCAGCCCGATGTCCTGTGGAGGCAGGAGGCCGAGAAGGGAGCGGCTCAGCCCACCCTGCGTGGGTGCCCGCGTGGGGCGGGGATGCTCCAGGGGCCTCCTGGACACTCCCAGAACGCAAAGACCCTCTGGGGATTCGGGGAACCCCCAGGATATGGGGAGCCTCCCAGGATGGGGATCTTTCCACGATGCAGAGATGCCCCTGGGTCGCAGGGACCTTCCCAGGAACAACCAAGGGGCCAGGACCCTTCTCCGCGGTTTTTCGGGCAGCCAGCAGGTGGCAGCACAGGCCCTAAGACTGCCCGCACCCCCCGACCCCGCCACCAACCCCTCCTGAGCCTCCCCCTGCTCCCGGTCTTCTCTGTGCCATGCGGGCTGGCTCCTCATTGTTATAAGGTGGTTTTCCCAGAATgggacccccccgcccccctatTCCAGGATGATGCCGTCCCCCTGAAGCCTCTGGGACCCAGGCAGGCACCGTCCAGCGTGGGAGGGGCTCAGGCCTGGTGCCGGGGTggaaggggtggggcgggggggggcaagCAGCACCGATCGCTGGCCCCCACGGCCCCCAGGCTCCAGCCCTGGACCCCAGCGGCCCCCACCTGAGGCCTCCAGGACACACCTGGGAGAACTGAGCAAAGGTGCGGTCGGCCAGCATGGGCACGTGCCCCAGCAGCTCGTGGCAGCAGTCCCTGTGGGAGCGGGGAGAGGGGTGGCACCGGGGGCCGGGGGGGCCAGCAGCCCAGCCCCCGCACCCTCCCTCCGTGCTCCGTGCAGGGCGCGGGGCGGGCGCACTCACGGCTCGGGGGAGTGCATGGGCGCGGACCCGTGTCGGATGTACTGCGTGCACTGGAACACTCGGAAGGCCAGGCTGGCCAGGAAGTCCCGGGCGGACAGCAGGCCGGCCACGGGCCGCAGTTGGAAGCCTGTCCGCTCTGCAGGGACCACGGCGGGGGGTCAGTGCGGCCTGGGGGGCACACCCCCCTCCCGCGGGGCTCTCCCCGGCAGCGCACACACCCTTCAGGAAGCGGGACACGTCCTCCAGCTGGGGGATGCTGTCCTCCCGGTACCCGCTGAAGCGTTCCAGCAGCTGGAAGGCCTCCAGGTGCTCCCGGCAGGCGTGGGTGACGTACAGGCCCTTGAGGGTGGTGTAGACCTCCTTCCTGCGGGTGAGGGTCTCAGGCCTCAGTGCCTGctggcccagcccctccccacgtCGGGCGGCCCTCCCTGTGGGAGCTCTGCTCTGCCCCCTGGGAGGCTCTGCGGGGGGCCCCACGGCTGGCCTCTCGAGAGCCCTGAAGTCCCTGGCCGCTGGGGGCTCCGAGGGGCAGAGGGCCATGGGGACACCCGGACCCAGCCGGACGGATGGTCAGGGCCTTCTCACGCggccctccctgtcccctccgCCCCAGCAGGGGCCCTGGGGTCTTACCAGGTGGCAATCTCCTCGGCCGTGTACTCCACACGGGGAATGGGGTCTCCACTGCAGACAGGGCGtgtggtcagcagggagccctcgGGAGGGCGAGCAGGGGGCGGGCAGGAGGGACTCGGAGCCTCGGCGGCTGCCTGCTCCACTCAGCTGGGACGTGGGGGCCCGAGCCAGCGACCACAGGGACGGTGCTGGTGACTGAGATGGCCCTCGCCCTGCTGCTGTGGAGCTCCGGGGTGGGGTCGGGGTCCCCGAGGGCCTTACTGCTTGTACTGGAACGCGATCTCCGCAATCAGCTTCCGGCGCTGGCGGTACGCCTGGTCCGAGAAACCCTGGCCGGAGAGTGTCCGATGTGCTCAGGAGGCTGCCCGGTGCCCCGGCCCTGCCCGCACCCTTTCATGCCCAATGTCCCCTTCCCTGCccgccccttcccttcctgccacactggtggggggcctgggggctGCCGCTGAGCCCAGCCTCGGTGGTTCTGCCGGGAGccggcagacaggcagagagatgcCCCATCTGGGCATGGCCCGGGGCCCACACTCACCGCCCGGCCATGAGAACAGGGACACAGGAGGCCCAGGGGCACCAGCTCACCGGGTGATCCAAGTCCAGGTCAGGGTCAAACTTGGTGACCAGATGGTGGCACTTGTCCAGTTCGGAAACTTTCCTCGGGAACCAGAGGACTTCATAGAGGGCGGAGGGAACAGGGGCCTGTGTGAGCATCAGGCCGGCCCGGAGGCAGCGTCCCCGTGTCTTCCCCAGGGTGAGGGGGGACGTGACAGCTGGAGGGTCCCAGAGGTGCCCCGGCCGGCTCACAGACAGGCAGACGGCCTgagctggcgggggtggggggacccagGCCACACATGTGGTCACCCCAGGGGTCCCCTGCCGGAGCGTCTGCCCCCATGTCAAGGTCACGGGTCgtccacagaggaagcagcctcaCCCTTGCCCTCGCCGGCGCCACGCACGTCTTCTGCTACCCGGCGCACGGAGCTGAGCAGGGCGGGCAGGTCAGCGCTGGGCACCTCGCAGCGCACAAAGTACTCGAGGTGGGGGCCCCCTGCCCGTGGCCTCTGCGCCGGCCGGGTCTCCAGGTGGTGGATTTGGGCTTCGAAGGTCTTAGGGAACaagcgagagacagagagatggagagagacagagagaaggagagagacagagagacagacagggagacagaccgagggagggagggcaggtggggagatgggaaggaggaagCGCCACGGTCAGCTCCCACGCCCCGCTGCCTTGCCCCGACATCCTTTCCCAGGACCACCCCGGCCGTCCTCCAGCTCCGGTCAGAGCCTGCGGCCTGGGGAGGGCTCACGGCCGGGGGATGGGGTCCTGTCCGGTTTGTGGGACGGGGGTCATCCCTGTGGCCCCTCAACCCAGTGTTCCGGGAGACCTGACGTGTCCCTCGGCCATACCCTGGCCGGAGCGGTCCGCTCCCTGCCACCTCCTGTCGCCCAGCAACGGGGGCGTGTGGGTCTTGACGAGCCCTCGGGCCACTCGGCCGTCCAGGAGCTGGAGTCCTGTTCTAATGTCATTTGGACGCTTCTGCCAGGAACCTGCGTCTCGCCTGGCCTGCCGTGACCCAGACACCAGCCACCACATCAGCCGGAGCCCGTCGGGGCAGGCGGAGGAGGGGGACCccgacttcccagcctccctgctggGAGCCACACTTTCTCACCTGTGCACTACCCTGCGTGTGACCCGGTGGGGCGGGGGTGACAGGGGGTTCGGCCTCGGCTCAGGGCTCGGCTCAGGGATTTCCCAAGACCATGAGGGGGACCGTGAGGACCTTGGGACCCCCAGACCTCTCGGGGGTGCAAagccccaggcccagggctcCTGGGACCCTCTCCACTCACGGCCCTCAGTGGCCCCGGGCAGCCGTGGAGGGGACACCGTGTCCACACCAGCCATACCTCCCCTGCCAGCCCCACCTCGAATGCCTTCACGGCCCGGGACAGGGACGCAGTCTTGGTGCCACGAAGGGTGAAGAGAAGGTTCAGCGTGGCCTTCCCGTCCTTGTCCTTGAAGACTGCAGCCTCTAGGGGGTCCCCGGGCTCCGAGGACGCAGCCGACGCAGCCTCGGCCTTCTCTCGCTCCTTGCGGGCGTCCTCGATGAGGCTCTGTCGCCGCCCGATGAAGCGCGGGGACTGCGGGGACAGGACATGCCCAGCTCCCCCTGCACGTGGCCGCCCACCCCGGTTCTGACCCCTGGCGTGTCTGAGCACATGCTATGTCCACGGACATGACTGGCCGCCCGGCCAGCGGGGGCACAACGAAGAGCCTGTCTCCACCGATGgggggcacagccaggaggaTTCGGGGCCACAGTGCAGGGGCGGGTGTGGCTGGGGGATGTGCCCTCAACACCCACGTGCTGCATGGCCTCTGTCGCCGGGCGCCAGCCGGACGAGGTGACAGGTGTGACTCAGGGCCCTGAGGGGGACTCCGGCCAGAGCACTGGGCAGGGAACGTGGGGCCCGGTTGCCCCCACACCAGCCCCATCAAACGACCTCTCTagccccccagccccg
Coding sequences within:
- the TH gene encoding tyrosine 3-monooxygenase, whose protein sequence is MPTPNAASPQAKGFRRAVSELDAKQAEAIMSPRFIGRRQSLIEDARKEREKAEAASAASSEPGDPLEAAVFKDKDGKATLNLLFTLRGTKTASLSRAVKAFETFEAQIHHLETRPAQRPRAGGPHLEYFVRCEVPSADLPALLSSVRRVAEDVRGAGEGKVLWFPRKVSELDKCHHLVTKFDPDLDLDHPGFSDQAYRQRRKLIAEIAFQYKHGDPIPRVEYTAEEIATWKEVYTTLKGLYVTHACREHLEAFQLLERFSGYREDSIPQLEDVSRFLKERTGFQLRPVAGLLSARDFLASLAFRVFQCTQYIRHGSAPMHSPEPDCCHELLGHVPMLADRTFAQFSQDIGLASLGASDEEIEKLSTLYWFTVEFGLCKQDGEVKAYGAGLLSSYGELLHSLSEEPEIRAFDPDAAAVQPYQDQTYQSVYFVSESFSDAKNKLRNYASRIQRPFSVKFDPYTLAIDVLDSPQAVRRSLEGLQDELHTLTHALGALG